A section of the Amblyomma americanum isolate KBUSLIRL-KWMA chromosome 2, ASM5285725v1, whole genome shotgun sequence genome encodes:
- the LOC144122052 gene encoding sulfotransferase ssu-1-like produces MTGRMPAKFPSYQVIDGVRRSAVVQPDIFQKALEFAPRVGDILQMSYPKCGTHWMQYLTLLVLNEGQPIESYQEFATRSRSLEYTGVKDVHTDTSKQQLQYRALMTHLDPPPKDLLNENVKYVYVARNPWDCCVSFYHHVSNLSPFHFQDGTFEEFVDAFLSGDFGYGDYFDHLLAGSNRTRRTVTLENFNSPPNDSVFGQRLL; encoded by the exons ATGACTGGAAGGATGCCAGCGAAATTCCCCTCTTACCAGGTCATTGACGGTGTCCGGCGCTCTGCCGTAGTGCAGCCAGATATCTTTCAGAAAGCGCTGGAGTTCGCACCGAGAGTGGGTGACATTTTGCAAATGTCTTATCCTAAATGCGGGACGCACTGGATGCAGTACCTTACGCTTCTTGTGCTGAACGAAGGGCAGCCAATCGAAAGCTATCAAGAATTCGCGACCAGGAGCCGCTCCCTCGAATACACCGGAGTCAAGGACGTGCATACAGATACCTCCAAACAGCAGCTACAGTACAGAGCGCTGATGACGCACCTGGATCCACCGCCCAAAGATCTCCTCAACGAGAACGTCAAGTATGTTTACGTGGCGCGAAACCCTTGGGACTGCTGCGTGTCCTTCTATCACCACGTGTCCAACCTCAGCCCGTTCCATTTCCAGGATGGCACTTTCGAGGAGTTTGTTGACGCTTTCCTCAGCGGCGACTTTGGTTACGGTGACTACTTCGACCACCTCTTGGCCGG TTCGAATCGCACAAGAAGAACAGTGACTCTAGAAAACTTCAATTCACCACCAAATGATAGCGTCTTTGGGCAACGATTACTATAA